The Candidatus Methanoperedens sp. genomic interval CATTAAAGAATATTACATGCAAAAAACGGCGAAAAACGAAAAGCTCTTCTCAAAGGACTTTGTCCTTACAAGCCTTTCAACATTTACTCTTTTTGCAAGTTTTTATTTCCTTCTTATCACTCTTCCGATTTACATTCAGAAAATTGGCGGTACTGAATCCGAAATCGGATTGATCATAGGTGTTTTTACTATATCCGCAGTGGCACTTCGACCGTTCATAGGGCAGGAGGTTGACAGACGTGGAAGAAAAATAATTCTCATAGTGGGCCTCATTGTTTTCCTGATATCCATGCTTCTTTATGATTATACGAAGAGTGTTATCTCTTTACTTCTTCTCAGGATGCTTCATGGGGTTGCCTGGGGGGCTGCAACAACCGCAGCAAACACTCTTATAGCTGATATCGCTCCTCCAAACAGGAGAGGCGAGGCCATGGGTGTATTCGGAATGGCCTCCAACGTCGCCATGGCGATAGGCCCTGCATTAAGCATGATACTGCTTCAGGCGTATGACTTTCCTATTCTTTTTTCAATAGGCGCAGGCATTGCACTTGTATCTTTGCTTCTTGCACTTCCGATAGCTGAAACCATGGTTGTGCGTCCGAAAACATCTCTTTTCAGCAAAGAGGCGTTATTTCCATCAGCGCTTATGTTCACAGTCTCATTAACATATGGTTCAATAGTTTCGTTTCTTTCACTGTTTGCCGAGAAACAGGGGATGGCAAACCCGGGAATTTTTTTTACAGTATTTGCTGCGACCCTCATTCTTGTAAGGGCTCTTGCAGGTAAACTATCAGATATAAAAGGAAGAAAATATGTAATAATACCAGGGATGGTTGTTATTTCCGCAGGTCTCTGGGTTTTATCGACAGCAAGCGCTCTTGAGAGTTTTCTCACATCCGCGTTTCTTTACGGTCTTGGTTTTGGGCTTGTGCATCCGTCGCTTATGGCATATCTTGTTGACAAAGTGAGTGACAAGGGCCGCGGCGCTGCCATGGGTACGTT includes:
- a CDS encoding MFS transporter translates to MNFIKEYYMQKTAKNEKLFSKDFVLTSLSTFTLFASFYFLLITLPIYIQKIGGTESEIGLIIGVFTISAVALRPFIGQEVDRRGRKIILIVGLIVFLISMLLYDYTKSVISLLLLRMLHGVAWGAATTAANTLIADIAPPNRRGEAMGVFGMASNVAMAIGPALSMILLQAYDFPILFSIGAGIALVSLLLALPIAETMVVRPKTSLFSKEALFPSALMFTVSLTYGSIVSFLSLFAEKQGMANPGIFFTVFAATLILVRALAGKLSDIKGRKYVIIPGMVVISAGLWVLSTASALESFLTSAFLYGLGFGLVHPSLMAYLVDKVSDKGRGAAMGTFTAAFDLGIGVGSIILGLVLQYYGFHIMYTLSGLIVLTGAIVLIAGNGRASRQI